In Heptranchias perlo isolate sHepPer1 chromosome 16, sHepPer1.hap1, whole genome shotgun sequence, one genomic interval encodes:
- the LOC137333245 gene encoding natural cytotoxicity triggering receptor 3 ligand 1-like, protein MFMSGSLWRIYFLGIFYPVAVDTSGKVTPGIVQKKALRGTNLMLQCPFPFDLDHSNVNVYWFRKDSETLLQDDSRKQFHIKKGGAYLHLLNVTVLDSGIYQCVAKDKDRTVGKGTFVQVVVYAVPVPLKIVSTPPERTSSASLRLQCRTAPFYPKDFNLTWHENGTEIVTGIETEQQAKTEGLFEVISYLEVTDPIERGTVYTCQVYHDSISIPANANYTVANDDYRSALPVHLIYRSTVGVLVIILLMMIIFNHVSSDNI, encoded by the exons ATGTTTATGAGTGGGTCACTTTGGCGCATATATTTCCTGGGCATTTTCTATCCTG TTGCTGTGGACACTTCGGGCAAGGTAACTCCGGGTATTGTACAAAAGAAGGCGCTCAGAGGTACAAACCTTATGTTGCAATGCCCTTTCCCTTTCGACCTCGATCATTCAAACGTAAATGTTTACTGGTTTAGAAAGGATAGCGAAACCCTCCTGCAAGATGATAGCAGAAAACAGTTTCACATAAAGAAAGGCGGCGCCTACCTTCACCTCCTGAATGTGACCGTCCTGGACTCCGGAATTTATCAGTGTGTAGCCAAAGATAAGGATCGAACGGTTGGAAAAGGAACTTTTGTACAAGTTGTTGTATATG CTGTCCCCGTTCCCTTGAAGATTGTCTCCACACCACCCGAACGGACTTCATCTGCTTCTCTAAGACTCCAATGCAGAACAGCTCCTTTTTATCCGAAGGACTTTAACCTCACCTGGCATGAAAATGGTACCGAAATTGTGACAGGAATTGAAACTGAACAACAGGCAAAGACAGAGGGACTGTTTGAAGTTATCAGCTACTTAGAAGTGACAGACCCAATCGAACGCGGCACTGTTTACACCTGTCAAGTGTATCACGATTCAATCTCAATTCCAGCAAATGCCAACTACACCGTTGCTAACGACG ATTATCGCTCTGCCCTCCCCGTCCACCTGATTTATCGATCCACAGTGGGGGTACTGGTAATTATTCTACTAATGATGATCATCTTCAACCATGTTTCATCAGATAACATCTAA